Part of the Etheostoma spectabile isolate EspeVRDwgs_2016 chromosome 21, UIUC_Espe_1.0, whole genome shotgun sequence genome is shown below.
GGAGGGGAAGGCAAGGGGGTCAAATGTAATTGCTGGTGAATGGAGTTGATTGCGTTCAAGTTGGCGacctttggctttcatgaggCGGAGCTCAGGTGAAAACCATGGGGCAGAGCGGGAAAAGGACACAGATCGGGTTTTGAGAGGGGCAAGGAAGTTGAGGATATTGCAAAGTTCAGAATTATAATGGGTGACAAGGTGGTCTGGAGAGGAAAAATCAGTcatgtctgtatttatgttttttatattacaaaaaGAAATCTGGCGGACTGGCTTGATTACAGAGAGAAATtgaaggacaaaagaaaaagaaaatgatcagAAATGTGAACATCATTAGCAGAACAGTTGGAGGGGATTAAGCCAGAGCAGCAGATCAAATCCAGTGTGTGGGGAAATCAACATACTGATAGAATCCAGAACTGTCTAGACAGGAAGTAAAGTCTCTGGTGAGTGGGAGGTTTATGTTGTccatataaatattaaaatcccctaggAGAATTACATTAGGacagagagagtagagaggtgGGTAAGTAGTACAGagaatttgtttaaaaagtcGCTGTGTGGTTTGGGGGGGCGGTAGACTGTGGCAATGTGactgtgtatacatacatatatatatgtatgtatacatatatatatgtatgtatgtatatgtatgtatatatgtgtatatatatgtatatatatgtatatgtacagtatgtatatatgtatatatatgtatatatatacatatatatgtgtgtatatatgtatgtatatacatatatacatacatatatacatgtatatatacatatatacatatatatgtgtatgtatacacatatacacacattacacatatatatatatatatatacaatttgAAAATTGGTGTCTATAAAAGTTTggattttccaaattttttgaattaaggaattaagatcaatttccaaaagatgttttttttttaattcctctttttaattaactttagcatgggtgtgtaaacttatgcaagccactgtatatacacTGATCTATAGGATTACTAGGACCACCATACTAATattgtgtttgaccccctttggCCTTCAGAACTActttaattctacgtggcatggATTCAACAAGGTCCTGAAAGCATTGTTTagaagtgatctgtgtgtgaaGAAGGCAAGATTATCGTGGTCTGGTTTTTATAGGGAACACAGATGCCTTCATGTGGAATCCATGACTCAGATGTTTCACCACTGATCGTTACAGGCCTTCCAGCCTTCCAGTCTGAGgattcttcctaaaaggaagtttttcctcgccactatgcttgctcttggagaaatactggaattgttgggactttatactttataattcatagaatgtggtctagacctactctatctgtaaagtgtctcgagataactcttgttatgatttgatactataaataaaaatcgAATTGAGTTTCAGATTTTATTAGTTCCTTAATGCAGGACAAATGTGGGCTTCATTAAAACACGTTACCAAACAATGTGAATGAAGTGTCAGTAGAACACACAAAAATAGTTAAATTGGTCCTTTTCCAAACCGCTCTATTGCAGTCCAGTCTTTACTTCAGagactttgtaacacacgttataatgctcgcctagctgctagcatggcaccgCCCTCTACTCTCcttctgactggctatagtccttacctaggtactgtcagggccctcatactctgcttctgactgctagtatccttacctaggtactgtcagggccctcatactcttcttctgactggctagtagtccttacctagtactgtcagggcctcatactctgcttctgactgtctagtatccttacctaggtactgtcaggcctcatactctgcttctgactggctagtagtccttacctaggtactgtcagggcccatacctgcttctgactggctagtagtccttatctAGGTACTGTCGGGCCCTCATActcgcttctgactggctatagtccttacctaggtactgtcaggcctcatacctgcttctgactggctagtagtccttacctaggtctgtcagggccctcatactctgcttctgactggctagtagtcctactagtactgtcagggcacaccctcatactctgcttctgactgctagtagtccttaccttgTTTGGCCTTTTGCTGTTGGACTGGATCCATGCTTCTCCCTGATGAAGTCACATGAGACCAGTCTTGATTATTCCTTAATCACACCCATTTATCCCCTGCacctgggggcggttccttttcacctggtgcattcaaatccattctcattggtccgtcgTTTGCATGGCAACATGCCCAGCGCATCTTCACTGTCTAATAAGGAAGGACCTGGCTCAAAACTCTGCCCCTTTGGAGTCGTTTTTGGTCACAGATCAAAAGGGTCTGTCATGTAAATGcgaaactctgacatcaacacagtttaatcaacattgtattgtcttagCCTAGTCTAAGACCCCAAGGGAGGAGACAGGAGACCCCCTCCTGGTGTGTAGCAGGAAGCTCTTTTCCAAATGTTAAATGCCAGATTTGACCAGATCAATTCTTTAGAGTCATaggaagagagggggaaggtgAGGAACAAATGGGTCGTCTAGACCTCTTCACAGACAACATGCATATTAATCCCACCCTGGCTGCGTCATacataaaacagaaacacattgtTTTCGAAACAGTGTtgttaactttttataactcattAGCAAGCATTAATTCCAGACATGTTGATATCTGTATAGAGAGAGCTCTACCTCTCTGCCCTAGGCTCGTTGGAGACGAGCCAGGTCTGCACAGAATCGATCACAGCGATCAACgtgctttttttggtttttttgatgtcatctttattgcaaaaataagaAACAGAACACTAATGACATATACAAgtatataatacaaacataataaacataatacaatacaactTTGCCAGGGGAGGCTTAAAGGTCATTACAGAGATGAGGAGGGCCATGAGGAGGGAAAAAGTATAAAATTAGGTTTTTTAGAGCtgaatttacatttgtgaagGTGAAACTTTgccaaaaggattaatacatttattataaaaaaacatcttttctttacttggagttctataaaaacaaaatacaacattcTCCCATAATAAGGCAAAGTCTTTATAGATATGGTCAATGATGAATCTGCTGAGGTTTTGCCAAAATCTTCTGGTGTATGAACAATACCAATAAAGGTGCAAAACGGTTTCTGTATTGATGTCTCTTTTAAATTTTAGCATGTAATGATTCGCAGGGTAATATCTGTGAATTATTCAAAACGATACTTCTTTCACCTTAGAAGGCCTTTATTGTCCTTATACACAAGTAcgcggtacttgtgcaacgagattaaagcaatccctttacagcgttgacacaaaaaatatgagAATATGAGATAtcaatataaaatgtcaaaaatcaaaaatataaagtcaaagatataaagtgtaggtagtgcagacaaaaaaaagagaggggtggggggtgctggcgcacagtcctgagtccggagagcaactgtatacatacataaattagCTTTGAATGCACATTGTGTAAACATGTGTATTCAAAGCTAATTTATTTACTTGTTTACTACCAGGTATTTGTGAGGAATCATCCAAACATTTTTCCAATCAATGTTATTAACAAATTGGTTCCAATAAAACCGGTTAGATTATGTCCGACCTGAtcccgacttgatcccgacctGATCCCGACTTGATACCGACTTGATCCCAACTTGATCCCGACATGATCCCGACATGAtcccgacttgatcccgacttgatcctgacttgatcccgacttgatCCCAAGTTGATCCCGACATGATCCCGACATGATCCCGACTCGATCCCGACTCGATctcgacttgatcccgactcgatcccgacttgctctgacgtcatgcacacgtaggcaacgattgtcactgcccaatgtgaggcgcatgctcagatttaaacggtttacggcataacatgtcatactgaaatttgtaaaatccatgaaataatcaaCTTTTCTCATTGCAAACAATAACAGGagatgggaatcattttaaaaacgttCATTTGAAAACACCATCTAATTGACAGCCTTTGCTGTggttgatgctaacttgtagccagcactGAATGAACTTGGTTAAgcaggtccatttttactgtattgacattctAGACGTTTCCCCGGGAACAGAGACGGGACAGTTTAATAACTCCAGATTATAATGTCCATCTCGCAAATGTATCTGCGGTCGCctcagcaacaggaaataatcCTCACAGCTTTCTTTTTCCTGTGAAGAAGTGTAAAAGCGTCAGGTAATATTACCGAAATTTTATTAGTAATGCATTACTGcattacagcaaaaaggaatacacgACTCATTTTTGTAACACTGCTTATCAATTGAGAGAACTGTAAAATATCCTTAATATttaatatccccccccccccccccccccctttttagTTTCTGATGACCAACTTCCAGGATGTCCTGTCTGGGGTTGTATCTGACTCTGCTCTATGCTGCCGGTTTTCTACTAAACAGTGCCTCATCACATGAAGGTATTCCATATTAATTTTCACCAGAGACAAATATGTTATGTTGTTTATACAttatgaagttaaaaaaaagggaaaatcgTATCATGTAttgcccttttttttccctccaggAGTGTCACTGAAGTGCaacaaaacagtgacatttGTAGCTGGAGAAACGGAGACACTGAACTGCACTGTAACATATTCCAAAATAGAAAACCCAAAGAACTGTAAATGTGAAAGTTGTTTCTGGAACGACAGAAATCACAGCGTACCGTGTAGCTGTGGCGGCTTGATCCAATACGGTTTGGATTATGCGACTTACTATGTGTTGATCAACATCTCAAATGTCAgggaaaatggaaattacagcgTTATCATGAGAACGGACTGCGGTAGGGCTACATCATCTCCGATAAAAGTTATCATGCTCGGCAATGTTGGGCGCCCGGACGGTATTACCGGCCCCCATGATGGTGAGTAGCCTCCGGTGTCTTAAAgtattttacaatttttgattttgtgtgAATCATTACTATCCATTTCTATAAACTGAAAGTTGTGTTtgcacattgtctttttttcttgccaGATGAAACCAGGCCTGCCATACTTTGTGGCCTTTTCGTCATCGTCATCGTTTCGGGCATTCTGTATTTCCTGTTTAGAACGAAAAGAGCCAGACAAATAATGAATAGTatcaagaataaaaataaaactgaagacTACAGCGACATGGACGCTGCACCAGAGAGTCAAGGTCCACTGATCGCCTAAGGCATTTTCAAATTTGTGTGTTCACCATCTCTGGATATGTTAAAAATATGTCTTGTTCGTAAGATTTTCCCTCTACTCTGTCCCATTTTTCAGAATTCTGATTGATCCACGTACATATTGGTTATAATATGcgtaaccctcatgttgtccttgggtcaaatttgaccctttttcaATTATtgtatcacaaaaaaatgggcctttcAGAGGaagtgctgaaaatgtcaacattcaaaatatcaaataactttggaaaaaaagcccccacaacattgaaaaagttacaaaaatgacGGAAAAACGGAAAAACACAAGGCATTCCTTGCTCCAGGACTTTGGAATGCCACCTACTTTTTTAGACAGGTGTTAAGTAGACCTGTctgcattttttcatttttttatttcaactgTAATGCTTTTTGATATGTAATTTGTACTGTACGTCTTTTAATGTCATTGTAAAGCTCTTTGTAGTTTCATGTGTAAAAAGTTCATGAATATATTTTTGATACAACTTTCTTACTTTTGTTGTAGTGCTCCTCTATATGTGTAAACAGACAGATGTTAAAGGTTGGTTCCCCTTGGATGTCATCGggtatgtcttttccaccaaggcagtTCTGGCGCTGGTTCGGAGTCAAATATCTAACcagttctttgcttttccacacaaataaacctggttctgggccaagaCAACAtgttccaactcagcaccaacttaGCGCCGGTCTAGAGAAaagaaccggttacgtcaggtgTTGGGGGAGGGGTTATCATGACGTtcgaaaacaaaaacttctgaCACCATTGTATTAAATTGGAATCAGACCCAACAGGATGCGAGTGTTTCTGCGACttctttttggagccagtggCGTCGCCCGCTGGCTGTAAATTACATTCCAGGCTTTCATACAAAAGGCTTTCATGTCACTTAATTAATTCTGTAGTATAAAAACATGCTAAGTAGGCATCAATAGTAAGAGTTGTAATGTATAGGCCTGTAAATACTGTGATGTAATATGCTGGCaatactgtaatgtaatgtgctgGCTATACTGTGATGTAATATGATGGCaatactgtaatgtaatgtgctgGCTATACTGTGATGTAATATGATGGCTATATTGTGGCTGATTTATAATGTGCGGTGGCTTGCTGTCAGTGGAGTGGGTGCTCACGGCTACAGTAAGAAACGTGTGTTCCCCGCCATCCACACCTTTATCTCATTGATTGCCACACCTGTAAATATACCTTATTCCTTATTACATTAAGTGGCTAAAATAACTAACTAAATGAACCTAACTAAAAACATGGATACAAATGCTGGTTAAACTGTGATGTAGTGTGATGATATACTGATTAGATTATATGTAACATTTAAGGTTAATTGAACATCTCTTGAAATAAAGTTCTGTCAATAACAAGCGTTTCCACATCTTTGATCTAATGCAGCACACCCCCGCCCACACGCAGCTGATGGAGACCAAGTCAGTAACAGTTTCCTTTGTAAACACTTCTCTTTTAAGAAAGGACGgatggatgtgtttttgtttattatccatatatatatatatatatatatatatgtatatatatttgtatatatccATATTTCAGATGGGGGTGTGAGTCATCTGTTCCTATTTGTTTGCATCCTCGTCCTGTTTTTACCCTCTGAGCAAAGTATCTGAATATGAATGCATGAATATGAATAGGTcacggaatgagcaaaggtacgtttggagaagaaggggcacagaatttaatgaacaGAACCTCTatcaactgttaagcatgggtgggtgggggatcaatcatgctttggggttgtattgcagccagtggcacagggaacatttcacgagtagaagaaaaaatggattcaataaaatttcagcaaattttggacgctttcttgatgccatctgtgaagaagctgaagttaaagagaggatggcttctacaaatggataatgatcctaaacacacctcaaaatccacagtggattacatcaagaggcgtaaactgaaggtt
Proteins encoded:
- the LOC116671136 gene encoding uncharacterized protein LOC116671136 — protein: MSCLGLYLTLLYAAGFLLNSASSHEGVSLKCNKTVTFVAGETETLNCTVTYSKIENPKNCKCESCFWNDRNHSVPCSCGGLIQYGLDYATYYVLINISNVRENGNYSVIMRTDCGRATSSPIKVIMLGNVGRPDGITGPHDDETRPAILCGLFVIVIVSGILYFLFRTKRARQIMNSIKNKNKTEDYSDMDAAPESQGPLIA